In Triticum aestivum cultivar Chinese Spring chromosome 5B, IWGSC CS RefSeq v2.1, whole genome shotgun sequence, the following proteins share a genomic window:
- the LOC123116752 gene encoding dynein light chain LC6, flagellar outer arm-like has translation MLEGKATVEDTDMPTKMQLQATSAASRALDRFDVLDCRSITTHIKKEFDMIHGPGWQCVVGCSFSCYFTHSKGSFIYFKFELLRFLVFKGMADEQPMSC, from the exons ATGCTGGAAGGGAAGGCGACGGTGGAGGACACCGACATGCCGACCAAGATGCAGCTGCAGGCCACGTCGGCAGCGTCCAGGGCGCTCGACCGCTTCGACGTCCTCGACTGCCGGAGCATCACGACGCACATCAAGAAG GAGTTCGATATGATCCATGGCCCGGGGTGGCAGTGCGTGGTGGGCTGCAGCTTCAGCTGCTACTTCACGCACAGCAAGGGGAGCTTCATATACTTCAAGTTCGAGTTGCTCAGGTTCCTCGTCTTCAAAGGCATGGCGGATGAGCAACCGATGTCGTGCTGA